Proteins encoded together in one Janthinobacterium tructae window:
- a CDS encoding phosphoribosylanthranilate isomerase, producing the protein MPRTRIKICGLTRAEDIQAVVAAGADAIGFVFYPKSPRYVTPEQAAALIAAMPPYVTTVGLFVNATVEEVRATRAVAPLSLLQFHGDETPEHSAALAWAVNTPFTQVFRVKPDTSREDLLEYEQRYRAASPLFASLLLDTYVDAYGGAGKVFDWSLIPEELAPRVVLSGGLSVQNATDAVVRVRPYAVDISSGVEASKGIKDASRVRAFIAAVQDADAIIARGNHHE; encoded by the coding sequence ATGCCACGCACACGCATCAAGATCTGCGGCCTGACCCGCGCCGAAGACATACAGGCGGTCGTGGCGGCGGGCGCCGACGCCATCGGCTTCGTGTTTTATCCGAAAAGCCCCCGCTACGTGACGCCCGAGCAGGCGGCGGCCCTGATCGCCGCCATGCCGCCTTACGTGACGACGGTGGGCTTGTTCGTCAACGCCACCGTGGAAGAAGTGCGGGCCACCAGGGCCGTGGCGCCGTTATCTCTGCTGCAATTTCATGGCGACGAGACACCGGAACACAGCGCGGCGCTCGCTTGGGCCGTCAATACGCCGTTTACGCAAGTGTTCCGCGTCAAACCTGACACCTCCCGTGAAGATTTGCTAGAATACGAGCAGCGCTATCGCGCCGCCAGTCCCCTGTTTGCCAGCCTTTTGCTGGATACCTATGTGGATGCGTATGGCGGTGCAGGAAAGGTATTCGATTGGTCCCTCATTCCAGAAGAACTCGCGCCTCGGGTCGTTTTAAGTGGTGGCTTGAGCGTACAAAACGCGACTGACGCAGTGGTGCGCGTGCGCCCTTACGCCGTCGACATCAGCAGTGGTGTCGAAGCGTCCAAGGGCATCAAGGACGCGTCCCGTGTCCGCGCGTTTATCGCCGCGGTGCAGGATGCCGATGCCATCATTGCCAGAGGAAACCACCATGAATGA
- the truA gene encoding tRNA pseudouridine(38-40) synthase TruA — MQNITTATPFKRIVLGLQYDGTAWHGYQKQEDGQTVQDQLENALEQFARVRLATTCAGRTDTGVHALEQVVHFDTELNRDVHSWVRGVNAFLPKSIAVRWAKELEGDPTVNDFFHARFSARARTYHYVLYNNATRSPLVEGRAGFFFRPLDVELMRQAVQPLLGWHDFTAFRAAQCQAKSPVKLMHDIRIERRGDCVIFTITANAFLHHMVRNLVGSLVYIGTGREKPEWLGHLLESKDRHAAAPTFMPDGLYLAQIDYDPKWELPQDSSSALPWF; from the coding sequence ATGCAAAATATTACGACAGCAACCCCATTCAAGCGTATCGTCCTCGGCCTGCAGTACGACGGCACGGCCTGGCATGGATACCAGAAACAGGAAGATGGGCAGACGGTGCAGGACCAGCTGGAAAACGCGCTGGAGCAGTTTGCCCGCGTGCGCCTGGCCACCACCTGCGCCGGCCGCACGGACACGGGCGTGCATGCGCTTGAGCAAGTGGTGCATTTCGATACGGAACTGAACCGCGACGTGCACTCGTGGGTGCGCGGCGTCAACGCCTTCCTGCCGAAATCGATCGCCGTGCGCTGGGCCAAGGAGCTCGAAGGTGACCCCACCGTCAACGATTTCTTCCACGCCCGCTTCAGTGCGCGCGCGCGTACCTATCATTATGTGTTGTACAACAACGCCACCCGTTCGCCGCTGGTGGAAGGGCGCGCCGGCTTCTTTTTCCGTCCGCTGGACGTGGAACTGATGCGCCAGGCCGTGCAGCCGCTGTTGGGCTGGCACGACTTCACGGCCTTCCGCGCCGCGCAATGCCAGGCCAAGTCGCCCGTCAAGCTGATGCACGACATCCGCATCGAGCGGCGCGGCGATTGCGTCATTTTTACCATCACGGCCAATGCCTTTTTGCACCACATGGTGCGCAACCTGGTCGGCTCGCTCGTCTACATCGGCACGGGGCGCGAAAAGCCGGAATGGCTGGGGCACTTGCTGGAAAGTAAAGATCGCCATGCTGCCGCGCCCACCTTCATGCCGGACGGCTTGTACCTGGCGCAGATCGATTACGACCCCAAGTGGGAGTTGCCGCAAGACAGCAGCAGCGCCTTGCCCTGGTTCTGA
- a CDS encoding FimV/HubP family polar landmark protein, whose translation MSPAVSAAELGKITVLSAVGQPLRAEIELTAVKPDEASSLLAKLAPPDAYRQAVVDLNPALNALTFAIETRNGKPFVRISSAQPLTEPLVDLLLELSGKHGRQVREYAFVLDTPETRQTRGAQVTAPVQPGKGKPTAADTAPAAKKAAGEYKVRAGDTLSRIASELKPSGVSLDMMLVALYRANPDAFRGENMNRMQAGRILAVPGADAVRATDAAEAKGVVTAHAIDFEAYRNKLAGQVSQSKPAKAAQATQSTAGKIGATKVQEKPTAVSESQDKLTLSKAEPAAKSAGKSAVASEEDKIAKAKQVDEAAARVKELEKNVSDLEKLMAVKSKAMADKSAPAPAKPAEAAASASASAAASAVASAPAEALPPVPKAKPVPLVRKPSPLEPTITDKINDHLGAIGIGLAALLAAVAALVIARRRKDAPPAPESVAPVLEPEAPVTPPSGLAPEEQQSEASNHLFGTGAAAAAGVAAAAGASMLDANETDPVAEADVYIAYGRDGQAEDILKEALRIHPERHAARLKLLEIYSARSDVRAFEDQASELYSLTRGQGEEWPQAAALGLALDPTNPLYGDTEDDAVVSLSKGAGDDLHGQSMDLPDDLPAPSADLAPAEPVSSVSARDARAPLDFDLDSLDFEPVSTSDPIVMPGPDSKPQSTPQEAQYDASMDFGLDLEPPAGPVNGLGAGLTPLPDPLKDVDLAHFDLDEPVAPAAAPVATAESSIDSLFDDAQTPATLPEAIPPAQEFDLSGIDLDLNDGKTASVGVDDPLSAIHMEMDTKLDLAIAYQEIGDKEGARELIDEVIKGGSEEQVAKANTMRALLG comes from the coding sequence TTGTCACCGGCGGTATCCGCAGCCGAGCTGGGCAAGATTACCGTGCTGTCCGCCGTCGGCCAGCCATTGCGCGCCGAAATCGAATTGACGGCGGTCAAACCAGACGAAGCGTCGTCGCTGCTGGCAAAGCTGGCCCCGCCCGACGCCTACCGCCAGGCCGTGGTGGATTTGAATCCCGCCTTGAATGCGTTGACCTTCGCCATCGAGACGCGCAATGGCAAGCCTTTCGTGCGTATCAGTTCGGCCCAGCCGTTGACCGAGCCGCTGGTCGATTTGCTGCTGGAGTTGAGCGGCAAGCATGGCCGGCAAGTACGCGAATATGCGTTCGTGCTCGATACGCCCGAAACGCGCCAGACGCGCGGCGCGCAAGTGACGGCGCCCGTGCAGCCAGGCAAGGGCAAGCCGACCGCAGCTGATACGGCACCGGCCGCGAAAAAGGCGGCGGGCGAATACAAGGTCAGGGCGGGCGACACCCTGAGCCGCATCGCCAGCGAGCTGAAACCATCGGGCGTGTCGCTCGACATGATGCTCGTCGCCCTGTACCGCGCCAATCCCGATGCCTTCAGGGGCGAGAACATGAACCGCATGCAGGCGGGGCGCATCCTGGCCGTACCGGGGGCGGATGCCGTGCGCGCCACCGACGCGGCCGAAGCGAAGGGCGTCGTGACGGCGCACGCCATCGATTTCGAAGCCTACCGCAACAAGCTGGCGGGTCAGGTATCGCAAAGCAAGCCGGCCAAGGCGGCGCAGGCGACGCAAAGCACGGCTGGCAAGATCGGCGCGACCAAGGTCCAGGAAAAGCCGACGGCCGTGAGCGAATCGCAAGACAAGCTGACACTGTCGAAGGCGGAGCCGGCGGCCAAGTCGGCCGGCAAGAGCGCCGTCGCCAGCGAGGAAGACAAGATTGCCAAGGCGAAGCAGGTCGATGAAGCGGCCGCCCGTGTCAAGGAGCTGGAAAAGAACGTCAGCGACCTGGAAAAGTTGATGGCGGTCAAGAGCAAGGCCATGGCCGACAAGAGCGCTCCCGCGCCCGCCAAGCCGGCCGAGGCCGCTGCCAGCGCATCGGCCAGTGCAGCGGCCAGCGCCGTCGCCAGCGCGCCGGCCGAAGCCCTGCCTCCCGTACCCAAGGCGAAACCGGTGCCGCTGGTGAGAAAACCATCGCCGCTGGAGCCGACCATCACCGACAAGATCAATGATCACCTGGGGGCCATCGGCATCGGCCTGGCCGCATTGCTGGCCGCCGTGGCTGCGCTGGTGATCGCGCGCCGCCGCAAGGACGCGCCGCCTGCGCCAGAGAGCGTGGCGCCCGTGCTTGAACCGGAAGCGCCGGTGACGCCGCCATCGGGCCTGGCGCCGGAAGAGCAGCAGTCCGAAGCGAGCAACCACCTGTTCGGTACGGGCGCCGCCGCAGCAGCCGGCGTGGCTGCCGCAGCGGGCGCCAGCATGCTCGATGCGAATGAAACAGACCCCGTCGCCGAAGCGGACGTGTATATTGCCTACGGCCGCGATGGCCAGGCGGAAGATATCCTCAAGGAAGCCTTGCGCATCCACCCCGAGCGCCATGCGGCCCGCTTGAAGTTGCTGGAAATCTATTCGGCCCGCAGCGATGTGCGCGCGTTTGAAGACCAGGCCAGCGAGCTCTACAGCCTGACGCGTGGCCAGGGCGAAGAGTGGCCGCAGGCGGCCGCGCTGGGCCTGGCGCTCGATCCCACCAATCCCCTGTATGGCGACACGGAAGACGATGCCGTCGTCAGCCTGAGCAAGGGCGCCGGCGACGACTTGCATGGCCAGAGCATGGACTTGCCCGACGATCTGCCTGCCCCATCGGCTGACCTGGCGCCGGCAGAGCCGGTTTCCTCGGTGAGCGCCCGCGATGCACGCGCCCCCCTCGATTTTGACCTCGACAGCCTCGATTTCGAGCCCGTTTCCACCAGCGACCCGATCGTCATGCCGGGGCCGGACAGCAAGCCGCAGTCCACTCCGCAGGAGGCGCAGTATGATGCCAGCATGGATTTCGGCCTCGACCTGGAGCCGCCAGCCGGCCCCGTGAATGGCCTGGGCGCCGGTTTGACGCCTTTGCCTGACCCGTTGAAAGACGTGGACCTGGCCCATTTCGACCTCGACGAGCCGGTGGCGCCCGCTGCCGCGCCCGTCGCGACGGCCGAGTCGTCCATCGACAGCCTGTTTGACGATGCGCAAACGCCAGCGACCTTGCCGGAAGCCATACCGCCGGCACAAGAATTCGACCTGTCCGGCATCGACCTGGACCTCAACGATGGCAAGACGGCCAGCGTGGGCGTGGATGACCCCTTGTCGGCCATCCACATGGAAATGGATACCAAGCTGGACCTGGCGATCGCTTACCAGGAAATCGGCGACAAGGAAGGCGCGCGTGAGCTGATCGACGAGGTCATCAAAGGCGGCAGCGAAGAGCAGGTTGCGAAGGCGAATACGATGAGAGCTTTGCTGGGCTAA
- the asd gene encoding aspartate-semialdehyde dehydrogenase, which produces MKLVGLVGWRGMVGSVLMQRMQEEGDFAHIEPVFFTTSNTGGAAPAMAKNETILKDANNIAELSKCDIIISCQGGDYTSAVFPQLRASGWNGYWIDAASTLRMEKDAVIVLDPVNLHVIKDALGKGVKNYIGGNCTVSCMMMGLGGLFQHDLIDWMTSMTYQAASGGGAQHMRELLTQFGTINSSVKALLDNPASAILEIDRQVLATQHGYSPDEIKQFGAPLAGNLIPWIDKDLGNGQSKEEWKAGAETNKILGRGIDFGTKEIPVDGLCVRIGAMRCHSQALTIKLKKDVPLDEINDIIASNNQWVKLVPNTREASVRDLSPAAVTGSLTIPVGRVRKMSMGGEYLSAFTVGDQLLWGAAEPLRRMLRILLDA; this is translated from the coding sequence ATGAAATTAGTTGGCTTGGTAGGTTGGCGCGGTATGGTCGGTTCGGTCCTGATGCAGCGCATGCAGGAAGAGGGCGATTTCGCCCACATCGAACCGGTGTTTTTCACCACTTCGAACACGGGCGGCGCCGCGCCGGCCATGGCGAAGAATGAAACCATCCTCAAGGATGCCAACAACATCGCCGAACTGTCCAAGTGCGACATCATCATTTCCTGCCAGGGCGGCGACTACACCAGCGCCGTCTTCCCGCAGCTGCGCGCCAGCGGCTGGAATGGCTACTGGATCGATGCGGCCTCGACCTTGCGCATGGAAAAAGACGCCGTCATCGTGCTCGATCCCGTCAACCTGCACGTCATCAAGGATGCGCTGGGCAAGGGCGTCAAGAATTACATCGGCGGCAATTGCACCGTTTCCTGCATGATGATGGGCCTGGGCGGCCTGTTCCAGCACGACCTGATCGACTGGATGACGTCGATGACGTACCAGGCGGCATCGGGCGGCGGCGCGCAGCATATGCGCGAACTGCTGACGCAATTTGGCACCATCAACAGCTCCGTCAAGGCGCTGCTGGACAACCCCGCTTCCGCCATCCTGGAAATCGACCGCCAGGTGCTGGCCACCCAGCACGGCTATTCCCCGGATGAAATCAAGCAATTCGGCGCGCCGCTGGCCGGCAACCTGATTCCGTGGATCGACAAGGACCTGGGCAACGGCCAGTCGAAGGAAGAGTGGAAGGCGGGCGCGGAAACGAACAAGATCCTCGGCCGCGGCATCGACTTTGGCACCAAAGAAATTCCTGTCGACGGCCTGTGCGTGCGCATCGGCGCCATGCGCTGCCATTCGCAAGCGCTGACCATCAAGCTCAAAAAAGACGTGCCGCTCGATGAAATCAACGACATCATCGCCAGCAACAATCAATGGGTCAAGCTGGTCCCGAACACGCGCGAAGCGTCCGTGCGCGACCTGTCGCCGGCAGCCGTCACGGGCAGCCTGACGATTCCCGTCGGCCGCGTGCGCAAGATGAGCATGGGCGGCGAATACCTGTCCGCCTTCACCGTGGGCGACCAATTGCTGTGGGGCGCGGCCGAGCCGCTGCGCCGCATGCTGCGTATTTTGCTCGACGCGTAA
- the leuB gene encoding 3-isopropylmalate dehydrogenase, protein MKIAILPGDGIGPEIVAQAVKVLNVLGESFELETAPVGGAGYAAHGHPLPEATLALAKAADAVLFGAVGDYQYDSLERQFRPEQAILGLRKNLGLFANLRPAILYPELAGASTLKPEVVSGLDILIIRELTGDIYFGQPRGVRECPDGPFKGQREGFDTMRYAEGEIRRIAHVAFQAAQKRDKRLTSVDKANVLETFQFWKDIVIDVHKEYPDVALDHMYVDNAAMQLVRAPKKFDVMVTGNMFGDILSDAAAMLTGSIGMLPSASLDANNKGLYEPSHGSAPDIAGKGIANPLATILSAAMMLRYSLNREEQANRIEAAVKQVLAQGLRTADIHEAGTTLVGTEAMGDAVVKALG, encoded by the coding sequence ATGAAAATTGCAATCTTACCCGGCGACGGCATCGGTCCTGAAATCGTCGCGCAAGCCGTCAAGGTGTTGAACGTGCTGGGCGAATCGTTCGAGCTGGAAACGGCACCCGTGGGCGGCGCCGGCTATGCGGCCCATGGTCACCCGCTGCCGGAAGCCACCCTGGCGCTGGCGAAAGCGGCTGATGCCGTGCTGTTCGGCGCCGTCGGCGACTACCAGTACGACAGCCTGGAGCGCCAGTTCCGTCCCGAGCAGGCGATTCTGGGCTTGCGCAAGAACCTGGGCCTGTTCGCCAACCTGCGTCCGGCCATTTTGTATCCGGAACTGGCGGGCGCCTCGACCCTGAAGCCGGAAGTGGTCTCCGGCCTCGATATCCTGATCATCCGCGAATTGACTGGCGACATCTATTTCGGCCAGCCGCGCGGCGTGCGCGAGTGCCCGGACGGTCCGTTCAAGGGCCAGCGCGAAGGTTTTGACACCATGCGCTATGCGGAAGGCGAAATCCGCCGCATCGCCCACGTGGCTTTCCAGGCGGCGCAAAAGCGCGACAAGCGCCTGACCAGCGTGGACAAGGCGAACGTGCTGGAAACCTTCCAGTTCTGGAAAGACATCGTCATCGATGTGCACAAGGAATATCCGGACGTGGCGCTCGATCATATGTATGTCGATAACGCGGCCATGCAGCTGGTGCGGGCGCCGAAGAAATTCGACGTCATGGTGACCGGTAACATGTTCGGCGACATCTTGTCGGACGCGGCCGCCATGCTGACGGGCTCGATCGGCATGCTGCCGTCCGCTTCGCTGGATGCCAACAACAAGGGCTTGTACGAGCCGTCGCACGGTTCGGCGCCCGATATCGCGGGCAAGGGCATCGCCAATCCGCTGGCGACGATTTTGTCGGCCGCCATGATGCTGCGCTATTCGCTGAATCGTGAAGAGCAGGCAAACCGTATCGAGGCTGCCGTCAAGCAAGTGCTGGCGCAGGGCTTGCGCACGGCCGATATCCATGAAGCGGGCACGACATTAGTCGGTACCGAGGCGATGGGTGATGCAGTTGTAAAAGCACTGGGATAA
- the leuD gene encoding 3-isopropylmalate dehydratase small subunit: protein MDKFTIYEGLVAPLDRANVDTDAIIPKQFLKSIHRSGFGPNLFDEWRYLDHGEPGQDNSRRPLNPEFVLNEARYQGASILLTRKNFGCGSSREHAPWALDQYGFRAIIAPSFADIFFNNCYKNGLLPIVLSESQVEHLFNEVKAFPGYKLVVDLEQQCVRTSNGSVSYPFEIDAFRKYCLMNGLDDIGLTLRHADDIRAFEERHLNSQPWLANVI, encoded by the coding sequence ATGGATAAATTTACGATTTACGAAGGCCTGGTCGCCCCGCTGGACCGCGCCAACGTCGACACCGACGCGATTATCCCGAAGCAATTCCTGAAATCGATCCACCGCAGCGGTTTCGGCCCCAACCTGTTCGACGAATGGCGTTATCTCGACCATGGCGAACCGGGCCAGGACAACAGCCGCCGCCCGCTGAACCCCGAGTTCGTGCTCAACGAGGCGCGCTACCAGGGCGCCTCGATCTTGCTCACGCGCAAGAACTTCGGCTGCGGCTCCTCGCGCGAACACGCGCCGTGGGCGCTCGATCAATATGGCTTCCGCGCCATCATCGCGCCCTCGTTCGCCGACATCTTCTTCAATAATTGCTACAAGAACGGCTTGCTGCCCATCGTGCTGTCGGAAAGCCAGGTCGAGCACCTGTTCAATGAAGTCAAGGCCTTCCCCGGCTACAAGCTGGTGGTGGACCTGGAGCAGCAATGCGTGCGCACCAGCAATGGTTCCGTCTCGTATCCATTCGAGATCGACGCCTTCCGCAAGTATTGCCTGATGAATGGCCTCGACGATATCGGCCTGACCCTGCGCCATGCCGACGATATCCGCGCCTTCGAAGAGCGCCATTTGAATAGCCAACCGTGGCTCGCCAACGTCATTTGA
- a CDS encoding lipoprotein, giving the protein MKKLFALLIVTVVLSGCNTVSGIGRDVQKVGQVVTGAGGK; this is encoded by the coding sequence ATGAAAAAACTCTTCGCCCTCCTCATCGTCACCGTCGTCCTGTCCGGCTGCAACACCGTCTCCGGCATCGGCCGCGATGTGCAGAAAGTCGGCCAGGTCGTCACTGGCGCCGGCGGAAAATAA
- the leuC gene encoding 3-isopropylmalate dehydratase large subunit: MMKTLYDKLWESHVVRAEDDGTTILYIDRHLLHEVTSPQAFDGLSVAGRQPWRISANLAVADHNVPTTSRIDGIADPVSRLQVETLDKNAKHYGLTYFNMNDKRQGIVHVIGPEQGATLPGMTVVCGDSHTSTHGAFGALAHGIGTSEVEHVLATQTLLQKKSKSMLVQVDGALPAGVTAKDIVLAIIGKIGTAGGTGYCIEFGGSAIRSLSMEGRMTVCNMAIEAGARAGIIGVDDTTINYVKGRPFSPAGPHWERAVAYWRTLHSDPGARFDLVVTLNAQDIVPQVTWGTSPEMVVGIDGRVPDPDQEKDSVKRDAMEKALVYMALKPNTAIEDIRIDKVFIGSCTNSRIEDLRAAAAVVRGKYRASNVTLALVVPGSGLVKDQAEREGLDRIFKDAGFEWREPGCSMCLAMNADRLEPGERCASTSNRNFEGRQGQGGRTHLVSPAMAAAAGIAGHFVDVRGLR; this comes from the coding sequence ATGATGAAGACGCTTTACGACAAACTCTGGGAATCCCACGTTGTTCGGGCCGAAGATGATGGCACGACAATTTTGTATATCGACCGGCACCTGCTGCACGAAGTCACCAGCCCGCAAGCCTTCGATGGTCTCAGCGTGGCGGGCCGCCAGCCGTGGCGCATTTCCGCCAACCTGGCCGTGGCCGACCATAACGTGCCCACCACCAGCCGCATCGACGGCATTGCCGATCCGGTCTCGCGCCTGCAGGTGGAAACGCTGGACAAGAACGCCAAGCATTACGGCTTGACCTACTTCAACATGAACGACAAGCGCCAGGGTATCGTGCATGTGATCGGCCCTGAGCAGGGTGCGACCCTGCCCGGCATGACGGTCGTCTGCGGCGACTCGCACACCTCCACGCACGGCGCCTTTGGCGCGCTGGCGCACGGCATCGGCACGTCCGAAGTGGAACACGTGCTGGCCACGCAAACCTTGCTGCAAAAGAAATCCAAGTCCATGCTGGTGCAAGTTGACGGCGCCTTGCCGGCCGGCGTGACGGCCAAGGATATCGTGCTGGCCATCATCGGCAAGATCGGTACGGCTGGCGGCACCGGTTACTGTATCGAGTTCGGCGGCTCGGCCATCCGCTCCCTGTCGATGGAAGGACGCATGACGGTGTGCAACATGGCCATCGAGGCGGGCGCGCGCGCCGGCATCATCGGCGTGGACGACACCACCATCAATTATGTCAAGGGCCGTCCGTTTTCGCCGGCCGGTCCGCACTGGGAACGCGCCGTGGCCTACTGGCGCACCCTGCATTCGGACCCGGGCGCCCGCTTCGACCTGGTCGTCACCCTCAACGCGCAAGACATCGTGCCGCAGGTGACCTGGGGCACATCGCCCGAGATGGTGGTCGGTATCGATGGCCGCGTGCCCGATCCAGACCAGGAAAAAGACAGCGTCAAGCGCGATGCGATGGAAAAGGCGCTGGTCTACATGGCCCTGAAACCGAATACCGCCATCGAAGACATCCGCATCGACAAGGTTTTCATCGGTTCCTGCACCAATTCGCGCATCGAGGACTTGCGCGCGGCGGCCGCCGTGGTGCGCGGCAAGTACCGCGCCTCGAACGTCACCCTGGCGCTGGTGGTACCCGGTTCCGGTCTCGTCAAGGACCAGGCCGAGCGCGAGGGACTGGACCGCATCTTCAAGGATGCCGGTTTCGAGTGGCGCGAGCCGGGCTGCTCCATGTGCCTGGCCATGAATGCGGACCGTCTGGAGCCGGGCGAACGCTGCGCCTCGACCTCGAACCGCAACTTCGAGGGCCGGCAAGGGCAGGGAGGCCGTACCCACCTGGTGTCACCCGCGATGGCGGCGGCGGCGGGCATCGCCGGCCACTTTGTCGACGTGCGGGGCTTGCGATGA
- a CDS encoding chemotaxis protein CheA yields MDDMLKDFVVEAMDLAVNVEEHLLRLERDPDNKETLNAVFRSFHTIKGGAGFMGLPALVAACHLTENLFDALRTGAAPVTPIAIEAALQASGFVADQLTELANGAAPESLPAMPEELEHILTNAIEGKGMDAHAPAAAVVAEVAVVVAEVVVAAPAAAAVSAATASADGLDWEGMYNAVVPAGSQIAAAAASAVAAALAPAPAAVAAAPAAAAAAAAKPAAKAWDGAERRDERPEVRHAAPVKEDSIRVDAVKLDALLEVAGESVQAANQAAVLLERLLQFKFEGQAATLMATLAETLERASRYSTELQRATLATRMQPVGRLFQKFPRLVRELAKDLGKDVELTIEGAETEVDRVVVDSLYDPLVHMLRNSLDHGVESPEARLAAGKPAKSYISLKAWQEANSVMIVLQDDGKGMDPAFLRSKAQQKGLISENAQLSNDECFQLVFLPGFSTKEVASSVSGRGVGMDVVKTAVEKNRGAIHIESTLGKGTKFAIRLPIELSIVPTMLVSTSGAALALPMAVVQRVVELPETFMEVGGAPVLKDQGRPLPVRSLAGALGYESCSERVGIVVAAPQPYILAVAAVDGTADLVIKPMTAITVEGITGTARSAEGELVLVVGLSFLMDGCRGSVRMAA; encoded by the coding sequence ATGGACGATATGCTCAAGGATTTCGTCGTTGAGGCGATGGATCTTGCGGTTAATGTTGAAGAGCACTTATTGCGCCTCGAGCGTGATCCTGACAACAAGGAAACACTGAATGCCGTGTTTCGTTCCTTCCATACCATCAAGGGTGGCGCTGGCTTCATGGGCCTGCCCGCACTGGTGGCGGCCTGCCATCTGACGGAAAACCTGTTCGACGCCCTGCGCACGGGCGCCGCGCCGGTGACCCCGATCGCCATCGAGGCGGCGCTGCAAGCGTCCGGTTTCGTCGCCGACCAGCTGACGGAACTGGCCAACGGTGCCGCGCCGGAAAGCTTGCCGGCCATGCCGGAAGAGCTGGAACACATCCTGACGAACGCCATCGAAGGCAAGGGTATGGACGCACACGCGCCGGCCGCCGCCGTGGTGGCGGAAGTCGCCGTAGTGGTTGCCGAGGTGGTCGTGGCGGCCCCAGCCGCTGCCGCCGTGTCCGCAGCTACCGCCAGCGCCGATGGCCTGGATTGGGAAGGCATGTATAACGCCGTCGTGCCGGCGGGCAGCCAGATCGCTGCCGCAGCGGCCTCCGCCGTCGCCGCTGCACTTGCACCTGCACCTGCAGCCGTGGCCGCCGCGCCTGCCGCTGCCGCTGCTGCCGCTGCCAAGCCGGCCGCCAAGGCCTGGGATGGCGCGGAACGCCGCGACGAGCGTCCGGAAGTGCGTCATGCCGCGCCCGTCAAGGAAGACAGTATCCGCGTTGACGCCGTCAAGCTCGACGCGCTGCTGGAAGTGGCCGGAGAATCGGTACAGGCCGCTAACCAGGCTGCCGTGCTGCTTGAGCGCTTGCTGCAATTTAAATTCGAAGGCCAGGCCGCCACCCTGATGGCGACCCTGGCGGAAACCCTGGAACGCGCGTCGCGCTACTCGACGGAACTGCAGCGGGCCACGCTGGCCACGCGCATGCAGCCCGTGGGCCGATTGTTCCAGAAATTCCCGCGCCTGGTGCGCGAGCTGGCAAAAGACCTGGGCAAGGATGTCGAGCTGACCATCGAGGGCGCGGAGACCGAAGTCGACCGCGTGGTGGTCGACAGCCTGTACGATCCGCTGGTGCACATGCTGCGCAATTCGCTCGACCATGGCGTCGAATCGCCGGAAGCGCGCCTGGCCGCTGGCAAGCCCGCCAAATCGTATATTTCGCTGAAGGCCTGGCAGGAAGCCAACAGTGTCATGATCGTGCTGCAGGATGATGGCAAGGGCATGGACCCGGCCTTCCTGCGCAGCAAGGCCCAGCAAAAGGGCTTGATCAGCGAAAACGCGCAATTGAGCAACGACGAATGCTTCCAGCTGGTGTTCTTGCCGGGCTTCTCGACCAAGGAAGTCGCATCCAGCGTCTCCGGACGCGGCGTGGGCATGGACGTGGTGAAGACGGCCGTGGAGAAAAACCGCGGCGCCATCCACATCGAGTCGACGCTGGGCAAGGGCACCAAGTTCGCCATCCGCCTGCCGATCGAGCTGTCCATCGTGCCGACCATGCTGGTGTCCACCTCGGGCGCCGCGCTGGCGTTGCCGATGGCAGTGGTGCAGCGCGTCGTCGAATTGCCGGAAACCTTCATGGAAGTGGGCGGCGCGCCCGTGCTGAAAGACCAGGGCCGTCCATTGCCCGTGCGCTCGCTGGCCGGCGCCCTGGGATACGAATCGTGCAGCGAACGCGTGGGCATTGTTGTCGCTGCGCCACAGCCGTACATTCTCGCCGTGGCAGCCGTCGACGGTACGGCCGACCTGGTGATCAAGCCGATGACGGCCATCACCGTGGAAGGCATTACCGGTACCGCCCGCTCGGCCGAGGGCGAGCTGGTGCTGGTCGTAGGCCTATCGTTCCTGATGGATGGTTGCAGGGGAAGTGTGCGCATGGCTGCCTAG